The window CTGCCACCACACCCAGCACCGTACAGCGCCAGAAAAACTGAATACTGTTGAGCTGCTCTTCAGCCGCATAGCGCGGATTCATACGCAGCAACGGATGCTGTGGCTGGCTGACGCTCAGTGCCGGGCGGAACAGCACATAAATATGAAACAGCAACCAGCCTGCACTGATACCCATCATGGAGAACATCATCACTTCAGATGGCGAGCTGTTCATGTTGATATTCGACATATAAGGCACCATCGACAGCAAACCGTAATTCAGCAAGCCAACCGGCACCATCAGCCAGCGGCCAAACATACGGCAGGCCAGAATGACACTCAGCACCAGCCACAGCGGATCAACCAGAAGATTAATGGAGAAGAAAATCCACATCAGCTCAACGTAGTCGGAATAAGGACCGTTAAACGCATAACCAGAATCCGGGAAGACATAAGCACCGCCGGCATGTAACGCGCCCTGTATGGCGAACAGAATAAAAAACGCCAGCATATAGCGGTCACGATCAATGCGTCCGTCAAGAACAGCGGTTTTTTCGCCGCTGTATTGGTCACGCCAGAACAGGTCTTTTAATAGCAATAACATGATAAATAATCCTTTTATCGGTGTGCCGCCGGCAGCTCAGGAACTGCACGGACAAAATGGGGCAGAATAAGCACTCGTCTCGGTATGACCGCTGCATGGCGGCTGAATGACCGCTGCATTCCCTGCCCGGC of the Thalassolituus hydrocarboniclasticus genome contains:
- a CDS encoding DUF4153 domain-containing protein encodes the protein MLLLLKDLFWRDQYSGEKTAVLDGRIDRDRYMLAFFILFAIQGALHAGGAYVFPDSGYAFNGPYSDYVELMWIFFSINLLVDPLWLVLSVILACRMFGRWLMVPVGLLNYGLLSMVPYMSNINMNSSPSEVMMFSMMGISAGWLLFHIYVLFRPALSVSQPQHPLLRMNPRYAAEEQLNSIQFFWRCTVLGVVAALLLIAGAVALFGYSNGYGYSSSRQEQLLVWFALVLIVSVIVAFWFLVQRLRNMGWSPLKTILLAILLPGLFFGLQLFFYINDYYDNPILLAVFYLLLPWVRLALAVFNVTVIAMPATESVSPVDADLDAMGDAEEPQPVAG